CCGACACCGAGAGCGGTGCCGTAGACCAGCCACTCGCCCCACTGGGATAGGTCGTCCGGCGAGTACTTCCGCATCAGCGCAAGATCGGAGAGGAAGTAGGCAAAGGCGTCCCACTGGAGTTTCTCCCGGTACCGGTCGTCCTTCCAGTGCCCGAAGAGCGTCGCGGGAAAGAGCGCCGCGATGCCGACCTGCACGCCCACGATGAAGAAGAGGACGGCCGCCGGGATCAGCAGGTACGCCGCCCCCGGTGCTAAGATGAGATTCAGCAGTGCAAGACCGCAGGGGATGGCGCCAAGGAATATCAACGGAAGGACGGTATCCCGGCCGTCAACGATGTAGCGCCGGGAGATGGTCGCATCGACATCCCTTCGGAGGGCCGAGAGTGTCTGCTGGTAGGCCATGATCCGGTGCTGCGAACCCGGGCTCCGCCGGGCGACTTCCGCGAGGTTCTGAAGCTCGTCGGTATCGACGATGTGGTCGTCGGCGATATTGGCAAGGAAGGTGAGCACCCGCTGCTCATACCGGTCATCCGAGCTCGTTTTCAGGAGCCGGATGGTAACGCCGCCGCCCTGTTTCTCCTCCACCCGGACGAGTTCCCGGCGATGCAGGTCGAGCAGGGTCGCATAGAGCCCGTTCTCATCAAACTCGACCGCATCCCCCTTGAAGAGGAGGTTTACCTGCCAGGGCTTGAGTGCGGGGTCGGGGACGAAACTTACGTATTCAGGGACGACGAAGGGCTGCTCCCGCCCGTAACGGTAGTAGACGGCGAGGAGCAGGAAGGGCGTTATCAGCACCAGCGCAAATGCCGCTGCGTTCAGGGCGGCTGCTGATGCATACAGGAGCCCTGCCCAGCGGTTTGCGTCCTCCGTCTGCTGCCGCACGTTCTCGACGAAGACGGGGAACCCGTCAAGTCCCTCGAGGAACACCTTATCCGCAAGGATCTCGACGTTCAGCGGTTCGTCCGCCGGTACGCTCCCGGTGATGACGATCGAGCTGCCGATACGCTCCGCTTCAAGCGTCGGCGGATGGAGGAAGACCTCTTCGACGAACGTAGCCGGGATAGTAATCCGCACGTTCTCGTAGGGGACATGCTCGTCCACGAGCCGCAGGTTCAGGTGTGCCCAGTCGTCGTCGTACTCGATCGGCGGGTGGACGACGAAACGGTACTCCAAGGGATATGAGCCTGCCGGGAAGTAGCCGGGGTTGTAGGCGCCGACCTCGTTTTCGAAAGCAAGATCTCTGATAACCGCTACCTCACCAGGATCGGCGCTCCCGACGATCCGTACCTGGCCGGTATGATCTTTTACGTAGCCGGTCGTCCCCTCGGGCGCAGTGAGCCCGAGAAACGAGATATACGGCCGGTTTAGCGGCTCAAACGTAAGGGGCGCATCCCAGAACCGAAAGAGCATCCGGTACTCACCCGACTGCCGTACGTCATAGGTGTACTCCTCGACAAGGGTGCCGTTTGCGGAGAAGGCCGCCTCGTACTCCCGGACAACAAGGTCGCCTTCGAGGAACCCGGGCAGAGCGCTCGCTCCGGTGAACGCCAGCACCCCGATCGCCAGGGTTATCGCAACGAGCGCTGCGACCTGCTGCTTCTCACTGAGTGCCATGGCTGGTTAGAACTCTATCTTCGGGGGTCTTCGGATCTCCTCCTCAAACTCGAG
This sequence is a window from Methanoculleus taiwanensis. Protein-coding genes within it:
- a CDS encoding DUF2207 domain-containing protein; the protein is MALSEKQQVAALVAITLAIGVLAFTGASALPGFLEGDLVVREYEAAFSANGTLVEEYTYDVRQSGEYRMLFRFWDAPLTFEPLNRPYISFLGLTAPEGTTGYVKDHTGQVRIVGSADPGEVAVIRDLAFENEVGAYNPGYFPAGSYPLEYRFVVHPPIEYDDDWAHLNLRLVDEHVPYENVRITIPATFVEEVFLHPPTLEAERIGSSIVITGSVPADEPLNVEILADKVFLEGLDGFPVFVENVRQQTEDANRWAGLLYASAAALNAAAFALVLITPFLLLAVYYRYGREQPFVVPEYVSFVPDPALKPWQVNLLFKGDAVEFDENGLYATLLDLHRRELVRVEEKQGGGVTIRLLKTSSDDRYEQRVLTFLANIADDHIVDTDELQNLAEVARRSPGSQHRIMAYQQTLSALRRDVDATISRRYIVDGRDTVLPLIFLGAIPCGLALLNLILAPGAAYLLIPAAVLFFIVGVQVGIAALFPATLFGHWKDDRYREKLQWDAFAYFLSDLALMRKYSPDDLSQWGEWLVYGTALGVGDKVEAAMRDLNVSLPDAGVPLYSRMPFIFVPIVAFSPPSSGGGGGGFGGGGFGGGGGFGGGGVGGR